The genomic window GGAATATTGTTTATCGACCTCAACTCCAAAATGAGCCGCGGGGGATATCTTAGAAGCGAACTTACATTTGACGGCATCCACCTGAATGCAGATGGCTATCTTATCTGGCGCGATGAGATTGCACCAGTAATAAACAGGCTCCTGGAACCGGGCTCCGGATAGCTCAAGCTGAAATTTCCTGAATTTTTTCTCTCCCTGGGTGAACTATCTTCTCTCAGAAAATTACACCATAATTTAGTGCAATTACCATGGATTGGGCCCTTTTGGGCTGCAAAATTATTCCTAAATGTCTTCCCGGGGCTTGACAATGAAAATTCCACCTGTTAACTTAAAAAGCGTTATTTGTTTTTATAAATGCAGTGACCGCGCTCATTGCTTTTTTTGTGATACGGTAAATTTTGCTTCTCTTTTTGAAATAACTGGCATAAATATAGATTTTTTCTCCGGCCTTTGCCTGGGCCGGGTTTTCTGGTGTAAGTTATTTTTCTGTCTTTGCACAGACTTCTACTTTTATTATTAAATTGAGGGGAAAATGAGAAGAGTTATTTTTACTAAGCTTCTGCTTTTGTGTCTGCTGCTCCTTCCTGCAGCGCTCTATGCACAGGCACCTGCGGCGGTTACTTTGATTGCTCCTGAGAATAAGGCTGCCGGCGTTTCAATTCAACCGATGCTATACTGGAATATTTCTGCCGGAGCAACAACATACTGGCTCCAGATTTCTACGGATAAGGATTTCTCCAAAATATTTTGTGAAGTCGGCTTAAGTGCTGCTTCGCAGCTGCCAAATAATTTTGCTGCGTGGATGCCTTTAACTGCTGCACAACGCTTTGAAAACAATAAGCAGTACTACTGGCATGTTAAGGCTGGCAATGAATCATGGGGACCTTACTCCGAAACGAGAAGTTTCTACACAATGGCCGAGGTTAAACCTCTGCTGACATATCCGGTAAACAATACGGTGATTTATACAAAATCAGTGAATTTTTCCTGGTATACTATTCCTAACAGCCCGGGTGTGAAATATGACCTCATCTTTTCAAGGACAGCTCCTGTCGACAATCAGCTCGTTGCTCCTGAAGGATTTCCCGATTTGGAACAGACATATTATACAATCTATAATCTTGAAAGAGGTAAAACCTACTACTGGCTGGTCCGCTCTAAGTCCGCGGCCGGCTATATAATTTCCTACTCCAAAATTGAAAGCTTTTCAATTCCCGCTGACCCGGGACCTATAACTCCCACTCCAAGCTGGCCCGTTGGAGGCGCAACTGTTTATACTTCATCGCCTGAGTTCCTGTGGTATCTTGGTTCTGCCGACCCGGGACTGGAATTTAACGTATACTATTCTGCCACGCCGAACTTTGTAATTGACGGTACTACGCTTAACACTGGCTGGAGCCGGGATTCATATGCAAAGGTTACATCCGACCTGGCAGCCGGAGACTACTACTGGAAAGTAAAATCCAGACTTATTAGCGACAACTCGAAAGAAAGCGCTGCGTCAGATGAAGCGCATTTTAAGATTTATTCCGGACTGGCTCAGACTGCACCGGTGCCCGTCCCATCATGGCCCGTTGGCGCGGCCACTGTGTATTCAACTTCAGTACAGTCCTGCTGGTATCTGAATACATACTTCCCGGGCCTTTACTATCAGATACAGTATAAAAAATTAACCGACGCTTCCTATACAAAGACAGCCTGGACTCAGAATAGTTATTTTGCTCTTGAAGGCTTAACTGCCGGTGAAAGCTATCAGTGGCAGGTCAGATCCTCAGTGGATAGTTCTGAAGCTAAAGCTTCCGCCTGGTCCACCGTAGAGGCTAAGTTCAAGATCGACGGAGGAATTATTCCAACAGCAATTATACCCACTCCGTCGTGGCCCATAGGGGGTACAGCTGTTTATTCAAAAACCCCTAACTTTTCGTGGTATGTGGGCGGAGATGGAACAGGGCTTCAGTACCAGGTTCAGTATGCTGAGGACAAGGATTTTACATCAGGGGTGGTTACTCTTTCTCCTACTTCGGACTTGTCCACTTCAGGAGCTGAAAATTCTCTCTTGGCCGGCAAAGTATACTACTGGCACGTTCAGTCGAGGCTGGGCTTAAACGGTTCGTGGACAGCGCCTTCGGCCCCGGCGGAGTTTAAGGTAGTTGCAGAGGCTGCGGTTAAGCCATTAAAGCCTATTATATCTTCACCATGCCCCGGAGAGCAGTTAAGTTCCAATACTGCAAAACTGCAGTGGTTCCTGCCAGGTTCACCCGAAGGCCTGAAGTTCTGCGTGGTGATTTATAAACAGACATTCAGCCCCGAGAACCAGTTCATAAGACAGGAAGCTATTACAGAGATGAATGCAACTTACACTGGTTTTGTTCCCGGCGCTACTTATGCATGGGTAGTTTACTCATATGAAGCCGAGCATCCGGAAAATATTTCTGAACATTCAGATGTGGCTACTTTTACGGTAACCCCCGGAATTTTGTCCATCATTCCGATTA from Ignavibacteria bacterium includes these protein-coding regions:
- a CDS encoding T9SS type A sorting domain-containing protein, translating into MRRVIFTKLLLLCLLLLPAALYAQAPAAVTLIAPENKAAGVSIQPMLYWNISAGATTYWLQISTDKDFSKIFCEVGLSAASQLPNNFAAWMPLTAAQRFENNKQYYWHVKAGNESWGPYSETRSFYTMAEVKPLLTYPVNNTVIYTKSVNFSWYTIPNSPGVKYDLIFSRTAPVDNQLVAPEGFPDLEQTYYTIYNLERGKTYYWLVRSKSAAGYIISYSKIESFSIPADPGPITPTPSWPVGGATVYTSSPEFLWYLGSADPGLEFNVYYSATPNFVIDGTTLNTGWSRDSYAKVTSDLAAGDYYWKVKSRLISDNSKESAASDEAHFKIYSGLAQTAPVPVPSWPVGAATVYSTSVQSCWYLNTYFPGLYYQIQYKKLTDASYTKTAWTQNSYFALEGLTAGESYQWQVRSSVDSSEAKASAWSTVEAKFKIDGGIIPTAIIPTPSWPIGGTAVYSKTPNFSWYVGGDGTGLQYQVQYAEDKDFTSGVVTLSPTSDLSTSGAENSLLAGKVYYWHVQSRLGLNGSWTAPSAPAEFKVVAEAAVKPLKPIISSPCPGEQLSSNTAKLQWFLPGSPEGLKFCVVIYKQTFSPENQFIRQEAITEMNATYTGFVPGATYAWVVYSYEAEHPENISEHSDVATFTVTPGILSIIPITGSPVRGVRISTDSPVLSWFVPAATSPLKYEVQYSLNKDMSDAKTVTGIESTNKTLDGLSEGTTYYWKVRSFNSEGKASAFSNVESFVAASVTGVETGSNSVIPEKFEVSKNYPNPFNPSTAIRLSLPAASFVTVKIYNMLGQEVKTLLHGQTASGLHTLLWHGEDNAGSILPSGSYIYRVTAGENVTTGKMMFLK